The Halobellus sp. MBLA0158 genome has a window encoding:
- the gcvT gene encoding glycine cleavage system aminomethyltransferase GcvT, which yields MALRKPPLSGAYGADARFTDFGGWEMPVEFDSIRTEHAAVRESVGIFDVSHMGEITVTGPDATALMQRLTSNDVSALSVGDSQYAMITDESGTIIDDTIVYRLPDEGERYLFVPNAGHDEEAYRRWVDHRDEWDLAADVENETDEWAMVAVQGPDAVDAVGSQTDADVEPFSWGEGAYADVAGVRSWVSRTGYTGEDGFEILCPTDEVGAIWEAFVDAEGCEPCGLGARDTLRTEMGFLLSGQDFDPDDEPRNPYEAGVGWTVDLDTEFVGRDALARVASDGVEEAFAGLILRERGIARHGYEILADGEPVGHVTSGTMSPTLGEAIALGYVPAALAEPGTELSVAVRGQEKRAEVVSTPFIED from the coding sequence ATGGCCCTTCGGAAGCCCCCGCTGTCGGGCGCATACGGCGCCGACGCGCGGTTCACGGACTTCGGCGGGTGGGAGATGCCGGTCGAGTTCGATTCGATCCGCACCGAGCACGCGGCCGTTCGGGAGTCGGTCGGCATCTTCGACGTGTCGCATATGGGCGAGATCACGGTCACGGGGCCCGACGCGACGGCGTTGATGCAGCGGCTCACCTCGAACGACGTGTCCGCGCTCTCGGTCGGCGACTCGCAGTACGCGATGATCACCGACGAGTCGGGAACCATCATCGACGATACGATCGTCTACCGCCTCCCCGACGAGGGGGAACGGTACCTCTTCGTGCCGAACGCCGGTCACGACGAGGAAGCGTACCGCCGCTGGGTCGACCACCGCGACGAGTGGGATCTCGCTGCCGACGTCGAAAACGAGACCGACGAGTGGGCGATGGTCGCGGTCCAGGGGCCGGACGCGGTCGACGCGGTCGGGTCCCAGACCGACGCCGACGTCGAGCCGTTCTCGTGGGGCGAGGGCGCCTACGCCGACGTCGCGGGCGTCCGCTCGTGGGTGTCGCGGACGGGCTACACCGGGGAGGACGGCTTCGAGATCCTGTGTCCGACCGACGAGGTCGGAGCGATCTGGGAGGCGTTCGTCGACGCCGAGGGATGCGAGCCGTGCGGACTCGGCGCGCGCGATACCCTCCGAACCGAGATGGGATTCCTCCTCTCGGGACAGGACTTCGACCCCGACGACGAGCCCCGGAACCCCTACGAGGCGGGCGTCGGCTGGACCGTCGACCTCGACACGGAGTTCGTCGGCCGCGACGCCCTCGCGCGGGTGGCGTCCGACGGCGTCGAGGAGGCGTTCGCCGGGCTGATCCTCCGCGAGCGGGGGATCGCCCGCCACGGCTACGAGATACTCGCGGACGGCGAACCCGTCGGCCACGTGACGAGCGGGACGATGAGCCCGACGCTGGGCGAGGCGATCGCGCTCGGCTACGTCCCGGCGGCCCTCGCCGAGCCGGGAACCGAGCTCTCGGTCGCCGTCCGCGGCCAGGAGAAGCGCGCGGAAGTCGTATCCACACCATTCATCGAAGACTAA
- a CDS encoding metal-sulfur cluster assembly factor: MSADAEGAGDDVGPAAPTDNVDRIDADGSVSADRICERLRDVVDPCSAATGSNLDIVELGLVKAVEVDGGDVRVRMRLTSPMCHMVPYFYEEVEGRVSDLDGVASVDLDTDAGFEWSEDLMSEAATEKRQALLDEQAARYEAEQSERAEQTDRPTESTASSDA; encoded by the coding sequence ATGAGCGCCGACGCGGAGGGGGCCGGCGACGACGTCGGACCCGCCGCTCCCACGGACAACGTCGACCGGATCGACGCGGACGGGAGCGTGTCCGCAGACCGGATCTGCGAGCGCTTGCGCGACGTCGTCGATCCCTGCAGCGCGGCGACCGGCTCGAACCTCGACATCGTCGAACTGGGGCTCGTGAAGGCCGTCGAGGTCGACGGCGGCGACGTCCGCGTGCGGATGCGCCTTACCTCCCCGATGTGCCATATGGTCCCGTACTTCTACGAGGAGGTCGAAGGCCGCGTGAGCGACCTCGACGGCGTCGCGAGCGTCGACCTCGACACCGACGCGGGCTTCGAGTGGAGCGAGGACCTGATGTCCGAGGCGGCGACCGAAAAGCGCCAGGCCCTCCTCGACGAGCAGGCCGCGCGGTACGAGGCTGAACAGAGCGAACGGGCCGAACAGACTGACCGACCGACCGAGAGCACCGCCTCGTCCGACGCGTAG
- a CDS encoding amidohydrolase family protein — protein sequence MDGLDDVFVADAVTHAYNQTESNFRVPRYAQQVAEIGLALESKMPDGYRRTDESFLGDWPIENTENAVFRESHTDFAVIHPQSITVFHDGLTAEAKAKQFVERNPNRTAALASIDAVGLDDPQAELTRQVEEFDPHGVKVYPSYWEQDGTHHGFKMDDPEVAFPLWEHAADLGLDVVAVHKALPFGAVPMDSYKVGDVEEAAASFPDLTFEIVHGGLSFAEETGWQIARHPNVYVNLELTLAELVTSPESFAETLEDLLYGGGKQALNKILWGTGAPHFHPGLLLERFWEYDFPEMKGFAGTFEITQEDKKKILGENWAEAHGFDIDEIQSDIEGDEYSTEELTDEWESTDFEVAG from the coding sequence ATGGACGGATTGGACGACGTGTTCGTCGCGGACGCCGTCACGCACGCGTACAACCAGACAGAATCGAACTTCCGGGTGCCCCGGTACGCCCAGCAGGTCGCCGAGATCGGCCTCGCCTTAGAGAGCAAGATGCCCGACGGGTACCGGCGGACCGACGAGTCGTTCCTCGGCGACTGGCCGATCGAGAACACCGAGAACGCGGTCTTCCGCGAGAGCCACACCGACTTCGCGGTCATCCACCCGCAGTCGATCACGGTGTTCCACGACGGCCTCACCGCAGAGGCGAAGGCCAAGCAGTTCGTCGAGCGCAACCCGAATCGGACCGCCGCGCTGGCGAGCATCGACGCGGTCGGACTCGACGACCCGCAGGCCGAACTGACCCGTCAGGTCGAGGAGTTCGACCCCCACGGCGTGAAGGTCTACCCCTCCTACTGGGAGCAGGACGGCACCCACCACGGCTTCAAGATGGACGACCCCGAGGTCGCGTTCCCGCTGTGGGAGCACGCCGCCGACCTCGGCCTCGACGTCGTCGCCGTCCACAAGGCGCTGCCGTTCGGCGCGGTCCCGATGGACTCCTACAAGGTCGGCGACGTCGAGGAGGCGGCCGCGTCGTTCCCGGACCTCACCTTCGAGATCGTCCACGGCGGCCTCTCCTTCGCCGAGGAGACCGGCTGGCAGATCGCCCGCCACCCCAACGTCTACGTCAACCTCGAACTCACGCTGGCCGAGCTCGTCACCTCGCCGGAGTCGTTCGCGGAGACGCTCGAAGACCTCCTGTACGGCGGCGGCAAGCAGGCGCTCAACAAGATCCTCTGGGGGACCGGCGCGCCGCACTTCCACCCCGGCCTCCTCCTCGAACGGTTCTGGGAGTACGACTTCCCGGAGATGAAGGGCTTCGCCGGCACCTTCGAGATCACCCAGGAGGACAAAAAGAAGATCCTCGGCGAGAACTGGGCGGAGGCCCACGGCTTCGACATCGACGAGATCCAGTCGGACATCGAGGGCGACGAGTACAGTACCGAGGAACTCACAGACGAGTGGGAGTCGACGGACTTCGAGGTGGCGGGATGA
- a CDS encoding NYN domain-containing protein, whose amino-acid sequence MDLLGRLFGAEDEEPRIALFVDGPNVLRDEFDVDLDDVREAAAEIGQLTAKRLYLDEHATPGLIQAAEARGFEVIVTSGDVDVRLAVDVTRFVVEDRADVVAVASRDTDFKPALEAANAYGCRTLAIAPGEFGRSDALRNAATERVTLESGDDGPTLVGYDG is encoded by the coding sequence ATGGACCTGCTGGGACGGCTGTTCGGCGCCGAGGACGAGGAGCCGCGGATCGCGCTCTTCGTCGACGGGCCGAACGTCCTCCGCGACGAGTTCGACGTCGACCTCGACGACGTGCGGGAGGCCGCCGCGGAGATCGGCCAACTGACCGCCAAGCGGCTCTACCTCGACGAGCACGCGACGCCGGGGCTGATCCAGGCCGCCGAGGCGCGCGGCTTCGAGGTGATCGTCACGAGCGGCGACGTCGACGTCCGGCTGGCGGTCGACGTCACGCGCTTCGTCGTCGAGGACCGCGCCGACGTCGTCGCCGTCGCCTCCCGGGACACCGATTTCAAGCCCGCGCTGGAGGCCGCGAACGCCTACGGCTGCCGGACCCTCGCGATCGCCCCGGGGGAGTTCGGCCGCTCCGACGCCCTCCGCAACGCCGCGACCGAACGGGTGACCCTGGAGTCCGGCGACGACGGGCCGACCCTCGTCGGCTACGACGGGTAG
- a CDS encoding ester cyclase, with protein sequence MPDDKTAFHDRYIEGWNDHDPETVMAQFADGGTYVDPLFDGPISGEEIGEFVRLTADRFPDFRFEQRRLLDVESDDVRIEEWTMHGTHEGMREGLPPTGNTIALEGVSVVELSAEGIESIRGYYDQQELTAQLGLTFPEVIGEIPSLISGAVRETL encoded by the coding sequence ATGCCCGACGACAAGACCGCGTTCCACGATCGGTACATCGAGGGCTGGAACGATCACGACCCCGAAACCGTGATGGCGCAGTTCGCCGACGGCGGGACCTACGTCGACCCACTCTTCGACGGGCCGATCTCGGGCGAGGAAATCGGCGAGTTCGTTCGGCTCACCGCCGATCGGTTCCCCGACTTCCGGTTCGAGCAGCGGCGCCTCCTGGACGTCGAGTCCGACGACGTCCGGATCGAGGAGTGGACGATGCACGGGACACACGAGGGGATGCGCGAGGGACTCCCGCCGACGGGTAATACGATCGCCCTCGAAGGCGTCAGCGTCGTAGAGCTCTCCGCGGAGGGGATCGAATCCATCCGCGGGTACTACGACCAGCAGGAACTGACGGCGCAGCTCGGCCTCACCTTCCCCGAGGTCATCGGCGAGATCCCGAGTCTGATCTCCGGGGCGGTCCGCGAGACCCTGTGA